A genome region from Glycine max cultivar Williams 82 chromosome 5, Glycine_max_v4.0, whole genome shotgun sequence includes the following:
- the LOC100789710 gene encoding myb-related protein 330 has translation MARSLPGRTDNKIKNYWKSHLKRYLTALGIDPVTHKPFKDATTTPPTNNSQVSMVTTTSKNGTNNTDSNIPRIYYFNVFLNSKVQISADHDCSADGADSNGSSGVTIEEASPQVNLELSIAPPSQPEDASMKETLNG, from the coding sequence ATGGCTAGAAGTTTACCCGGAAGAACAGATAACAAGATCAAGAACTACTGGAAAAGCCACCTCAAGCGTTACCTCACTGCCCTAGGAATCGACCCTGTAACCCATAAACCATTCAAGGACGCCACCACAACTCCACCAACTAATAATTCTCAAGTGTCTATGGTAACCACCACAAGCAAGAATGGAACTAACAACACCGATAGCAATATCCCCCGCATCTATTATTTTAATGTCTTTCTCAATTCAAAGGTGCAAATTAGCGCTGATCATGATTGTTCAGCTGATGGTGCAGACTCAAATGGCAGCAGTGGTGTTACCATAGAGGAAGCTTCTCCTCAAGTCAACTTGGAGCTTTCCATTGCTCCACCCTCTCAGCCTGAAGATGCTTCCATGAAAGAAACCCTGAATGGTTGA
- the LOC100805618 gene encoding uncharacterized protein isoform X3 encodes MEERGECSASASASANPSDEIWAKLVLSDERYSDVQISSDEKVISSEISATSNDKHSWCKIVRNPDLCSATMENKSQNTILVDGVKVHSDDTIVIKDGSQIIPGPDREGFVSYKFHIMSGPDICQRQLKICVDVNHAKCSICLNLWHDVVTVAPCLHNFCNGCFSEWLRRSKERHSAVLCPQCRAVVHFAGKNHFLRTIAEDMLRADSSLQRSHDEVALLDTYALVRSNLVIGSGKKNRKRAYTPLDDQSDGTYHQCQQCVTEVAGFRCKYDTVHLQCQACGGMMPSRTGFGIPQYCSGCDRSFCGAYWHALGVTGNGSYPVCSQDTLRPISDHSISRIPLLAHEKNLHEQNITDSCIRQMGRTLPDVISEWIAKFENREIDRRRMMLNHAEMITARTFVCQ; translated from the exons ATGGAGGAAAGAGGAGAATGCTCTGCTTCAGCTTCAGCTTCAGCCAATCCCTCAGATGAAATCTGGGCCAAGCTTG TTCTGTCAGATGAGAGATATTCAGATGTGCAGATAAGTTCAGATGAAAAAGTAATATCTTCAGAGATATCAGCTACTTCTAATGACAAACATAGCTGGTGCAAAATAGTAAGGAATCCTGATCTATGTTCAGCCACAATGGAAAACAAGAG TCAAAATACAATACTTGTTGATGGGGTCAAGGTACACAGTGATGATACCATTGTCATTAAGGATGGAAGTCAAATTATCCCAGGTCCTGATAGAGAAG GATTTGTCAGCTACAAATTTCATATAATGTCTGGCCCAGATATCTGCCAGAGGCAGCTAAAG ATATGTGTAGATGTCAATCATGCAAAGTGTAGCATTTGCTTAAACTTATGGCATGATGTTGTTACTGTTGCTCCATGCCTTCATAACTTTTG CAATGGTTGCTTCTCAGAGTGGCTAAGGAGATCAAAGGAAAGACACTCAGCCGTTCTTTGTCCTCAATGCAGAGCAGTTGTTCATTTTGCTGGGAAAAACCACTTTTTGCGTACCATTGCTGAG gatatGCTAAGGGCCGATTCTTCACTACAACGCTCACATGACGAAGTTGCACTTTTAGATACTTATGCATTAGTACGATCAAACCTG GTCATTGGATCTGGAAAGAAGAATCGAAAGAGGGCCTACACACCACTGGATGATCAAAGTGATGGCACATACCATCAGTGCCAACAGTGTG TTACTGAAGTTGCTGGGTTTCGTTGCAAATATGACACTGTTCATCTTCAATGTCAAGCATGTGGAGGAATGATGCCTTCCCGCACTGGTTTTGGCATTCCTCAGTATT gTTCAGGATGTGATAGATCATTCTGTGGAGCTTACTGGCATGCTCTAGGGGTAACTGGGAATGGCTCTTACCCTGTCTGCTCCCAGGATACTTTAAGACCT atcTCAGATCACTCTATTTCAAGAATTCCATTGTTAGCACATGAAAAGAATCTCCATGAACAGAAT ATCACTGATAGTTGCATTAGACAAATGGGGAGGACATTGCCGGATGTGATATCAGAGTGGATAGCAAAGTTTGAAAACAGAGAAATTG ATAGAAGGCGGATGATGCTGAATCATGCTGAGATGATTACTGCTCGAACTTTTGTATGCCAGTAA
- the LOC100805618 gene encoding uncharacterized protein LOC100805618 yields the protein MEERGECSASASASANPSDEIWAKLVLSDERYSDVQISSDEKVISSEISATSNDKHSWCKIVRNPDLCSATMENKSQNTILVDGVKVHSDDTIVIKDGSQIIPGPDREGFVSYKFHIMSGPDICQRQLKICVDVNHAKCSICLNLWHDVVTVAPCLHNFCNGCFSEWLRRSKERHSAVLCPQCRAVVHFAGKNHFLRTIAEDMLRADSSLQRSHDEVALLDTYALVRSNLVIGSGKKNRKRAYTPLDDQSDGTYHQCQQCVTEVAGFRCKYDTVHLQCQACGGMMPSRTGFGIPQYCSGCDRSFCGAYWHALGVTGNGSYPVCSQDTLRPISDHSISRIPLLAHEKNLHEQNITDSCIRQMGRTLPDVISEWIAKFENREIDRRRMMLNHAEMITARTFVCQDCYHKLVSFLLYWFRLSIPKHLLPPDESAREDCWYGYACRTQHRSQEHAQKRNHVCRPTRGSNM from the exons ATGGAGGAAAGAGGAGAATGCTCTGCTTCAGCTTCAGCTTCAGCCAATCCCTCAGATGAAATCTGGGCCAAGCTTG TTCTGTCAGATGAGAGATATTCAGATGTGCAGATAAGTTCAGATGAAAAAGTAATATCTTCAGAGATATCAGCTACTTCTAATGACAAACATAGCTGGTGCAAAATAGTAAGGAATCCTGATCTATGTTCAGCCACAATGGAAAACAAGAG TCAAAATACAATACTTGTTGATGGGGTCAAGGTACACAGTGATGATACCATTGTCATTAAGGATGGAAGTCAAATTATCCCAGGTCCTGATAGAGAAG GATTTGTCAGCTACAAATTTCATATAATGTCTGGCCCAGATATCTGCCAGAGGCAGCTAAAG ATATGTGTAGATGTCAATCATGCAAAGTGTAGCATTTGCTTAAACTTATGGCATGATGTTGTTACTGTTGCTCCATGCCTTCATAACTTTTG CAATGGTTGCTTCTCAGAGTGGCTAAGGAGATCAAAGGAAAGACACTCAGCCGTTCTTTGTCCTCAATGCAGAGCAGTTGTTCATTTTGCTGGGAAAAACCACTTTTTGCGTACCATTGCTGAG gatatGCTAAGGGCCGATTCTTCACTACAACGCTCACATGACGAAGTTGCACTTTTAGATACTTATGCATTAGTACGATCAAACCTG GTCATTGGATCTGGAAAGAAGAATCGAAAGAGGGCCTACACACCACTGGATGATCAAAGTGATGGCACATACCATCAGTGCCAACAGTGTG TTACTGAAGTTGCTGGGTTTCGTTGCAAATATGACACTGTTCATCTTCAATGTCAAGCATGTGGAGGAATGATGCCTTCCCGCACTGGTTTTGGCATTCCTCAGTATT gTTCAGGATGTGATAGATCATTCTGTGGAGCTTACTGGCATGCTCTAGGGGTAACTGGGAATGGCTCTTACCCTGTCTGCTCCCAGGATACTTTAAGACCT atcTCAGATCACTCTATTTCAAGAATTCCATTGTTAGCACATGAAAAGAATCTCCATGAACAGAAT ATCACTGATAGTTGCATTAGACAAATGGGGAGGACATTGCCGGATGTGATATCAGAGTGGATAGCAAAGTTTGAAAACAGAGAAATTG ATAGAAGGCGGATGATGCTGAATCATGCTGAGATGATTACTGCTCGAACTTTTGTATGCCA GGATTGTTACCACAAGTTGGTGTCATTTCTCCTGTATTGGTTTCGCCTCTCTATACCCAAACAT CTTCTTCCACCAGATGAATCAGCAAGAGAAGATTGCTGGTATGGATATGCATGTCGGACGCAGCACCGGAGTCAAGAGCATGCTCAGAAAAGGAATCATGTGTGCCGTCCAACAAGAGGCTCAAACATGTGA
- the LOC100805618 gene encoding uncharacterized protein isoform X1, which yields MEERGECSASASASANPSDEIWAKLVLSDERYSDVQISSDEKVISSEISATSNDKHSWCKIVRNPDLCSATMENKSQNTILVDGVKVHSDDTIVIKDGSQIIPGPDREGFVSYKFHIMSGPDICQRQLKICVDVNHAKCSICLNLWHDVVTVAPCLHNFCNGCFSEWLRRSKERHSAVLCPQCRAVVHFAGKNHFLRTIAEDMLRADSSLQRSHDEVALLDTYALVRSNLVIGSGKKNRKRAYTPLDDQSDGTYHQCQQCVTEVAGFRCKYDTVHLQCQACGGMMPSRTGFGIPQYCSGCDRSFCGAYWHALGVTGNGSYPVCSQDTLRPISDHSISRIPLLAHEKNLHEQNITDSCIRQMGRTLPDVISEWIAKFENREIDRRRMMLNHAEMITARTFGLLPQVGVISPVLVSPLYTQTSSSTR from the exons ATGGAGGAAAGAGGAGAATGCTCTGCTTCAGCTTCAGCTTCAGCCAATCCCTCAGATGAAATCTGGGCCAAGCTTG TTCTGTCAGATGAGAGATATTCAGATGTGCAGATAAGTTCAGATGAAAAAGTAATATCTTCAGAGATATCAGCTACTTCTAATGACAAACATAGCTGGTGCAAAATAGTAAGGAATCCTGATCTATGTTCAGCCACAATGGAAAACAAGAG TCAAAATACAATACTTGTTGATGGGGTCAAGGTACACAGTGATGATACCATTGTCATTAAGGATGGAAGTCAAATTATCCCAGGTCCTGATAGAGAAG GATTTGTCAGCTACAAATTTCATATAATGTCTGGCCCAGATATCTGCCAGAGGCAGCTAAAG ATATGTGTAGATGTCAATCATGCAAAGTGTAGCATTTGCTTAAACTTATGGCATGATGTTGTTACTGTTGCTCCATGCCTTCATAACTTTTG CAATGGTTGCTTCTCAGAGTGGCTAAGGAGATCAAAGGAAAGACACTCAGCCGTTCTTTGTCCTCAATGCAGAGCAGTTGTTCATTTTGCTGGGAAAAACCACTTTTTGCGTACCATTGCTGAG gatatGCTAAGGGCCGATTCTTCACTACAACGCTCACATGACGAAGTTGCACTTTTAGATACTTATGCATTAGTACGATCAAACCTG GTCATTGGATCTGGAAAGAAGAATCGAAAGAGGGCCTACACACCACTGGATGATCAAAGTGATGGCACATACCATCAGTGCCAACAGTGTG TTACTGAAGTTGCTGGGTTTCGTTGCAAATATGACACTGTTCATCTTCAATGTCAAGCATGTGGAGGAATGATGCCTTCCCGCACTGGTTTTGGCATTCCTCAGTATT gTTCAGGATGTGATAGATCATTCTGTGGAGCTTACTGGCATGCTCTAGGGGTAACTGGGAATGGCTCTTACCCTGTCTGCTCCCAGGATACTTTAAGACCT atcTCAGATCACTCTATTTCAAGAATTCCATTGTTAGCACATGAAAAGAATCTCCATGAACAGAAT ATCACTGATAGTTGCATTAGACAAATGGGGAGGACATTGCCGGATGTGATATCAGAGTGGATAGCAAAGTTTGAAAACAGAGAAATTG ATAGAAGGCGGATGATGCTGAATCATGCTGAGATGATTACTGCTCGAACTTTT GGATTGTTACCACAAGTTGGTGTCATTTCTCCTGTATTGGTTTCGCCTCTCTATACCCAAACAT CTTCTTCCACCAGATGA
- the LOC100805618 gene encoding uncharacterized protein isoform X2, whose product MEERGECSASASASANPSDEIWAKLVLSDERYSDVQISSDEKVISSEISATSNDKHSWCKIVRNPDLCSATMENKSQNTILVDGVKVHSDDTIVIKDGSQIIPGPDREGFVSYKFHIMSGPDICQRQLKICVDVNHAKCSICLNLWHDVVTVAPCLHNFCNGCFSEWLRRSKERHSAVLCPQCRAVVHFAGKNHFLRTIAEDMLRADSSLQRSHDEVALLDTYALVRSNLVIGSGKKNRKRAYTPLDDQSDGTYHQCQQCVTEVAGFRCKYDTVHLQCQACGGMMPSRTGFGIPQYCSGCDRSFCGAYWHALGVTGNGSYPVCSQDTLRPISDHSISRIPLLAHEKNLHEQNITDSCIRQMGRTLPDVISEWIAKFENREIDRRRMMLNHAEMITARTFVCQDCYHKLVSFLLYWFRLSIPKH is encoded by the exons ATGGAGGAAAGAGGAGAATGCTCTGCTTCAGCTTCAGCTTCAGCCAATCCCTCAGATGAAATCTGGGCCAAGCTTG TTCTGTCAGATGAGAGATATTCAGATGTGCAGATAAGTTCAGATGAAAAAGTAATATCTTCAGAGATATCAGCTACTTCTAATGACAAACATAGCTGGTGCAAAATAGTAAGGAATCCTGATCTATGTTCAGCCACAATGGAAAACAAGAG TCAAAATACAATACTTGTTGATGGGGTCAAGGTACACAGTGATGATACCATTGTCATTAAGGATGGAAGTCAAATTATCCCAGGTCCTGATAGAGAAG GATTTGTCAGCTACAAATTTCATATAATGTCTGGCCCAGATATCTGCCAGAGGCAGCTAAAG ATATGTGTAGATGTCAATCATGCAAAGTGTAGCATTTGCTTAAACTTATGGCATGATGTTGTTACTGTTGCTCCATGCCTTCATAACTTTTG CAATGGTTGCTTCTCAGAGTGGCTAAGGAGATCAAAGGAAAGACACTCAGCCGTTCTTTGTCCTCAATGCAGAGCAGTTGTTCATTTTGCTGGGAAAAACCACTTTTTGCGTACCATTGCTGAG gatatGCTAAGGGCCGATTCTTCACTACAACGCTCACATGACGAAGTTGCACTTTTAGATACTTATGCATTAGTACGATCAAACCTG GTCATTGGATCTGGAAAGAAGAATCGAAAGAGGGCCTACACACCACTGGATGATCAAAGTGATGGCACATACCATCAGTGCCAACAGTGTG TTACTGAAGTTGCTGGGTTTCGTTGCAAATATGACACTGTTCATCTTCAATGTCAAGCATGTGGAGGAATGATGCCTTCCCGCACTGGTTTTGGCATTCCTCAGTATT gTTCAGGATGTGATAGATCATTCTGTGGAGCTTACTGGCATGCTCTAGGGGTAACTGGGAATGGCTCTTACCCTGTCTGCTCCCAGGATACTTTAAGACCT atcTCAGATCACTCTATTTCAAGAATTCCATTGTTAGCACATGAAAAGAATCTCCATGAACAGAAT ATCACTGATAGTTGCATTAGACAAATGGGGAGGACATTGCCGGATGTGATATCAGAGTGGATAGCAAAGTTTGAAAACAGAGAAATTG ATAGAAGGCGGATGATGCTGAATCATGCTGAGATGATTACTGCTCGAACTTTTGTATGCCA GGATTGTTACCACAAGTTGGTGTCATTTCTCCTGTATTGGTTTCGCCTCTCTATACCCAAACAT TAG